A section of the Desulfotignum phosphitoxidans DSM 13687 genome encodes:
- a CDS encoding glycosyltransferase, whose translation MPDYVDAVVVDGASADDTVRVVKECRQGRADLFLIEHETNQGCGGAVISGYAWAAERDFHPLVFFCALGLPLGGFPGR comes from the coding sequence ATGCCCGATTATGTGGATGCGGTGGTGGTGGATGGTGCCAGTGCCGATGACACTGTCCGGGTGGTGAAGGAATGCCGGCAGGGCAGGGCGGACCTGTTTCTGATTGAACATGAGACAAACCAGGGGTGCGGCGGTGCCGTGATCAGCGGATATGCATGGGCTGCGGAACGGGATTTTCATCCCCTGGTGTTTTTCTGTGCCCTGGGGCTGCCACTGGGCGGGTTTCCCGGCAGGTAA
- a CDS encoding nucleotidyltransferase domain-containing protein, which produces MKIKADRFCSPICSAPMPGGDATADSDIDIAIFLDPPLQMAFFDIKTALYLEISRSLKMNDIDIVVLNHCKNIILLDRITRHGQVIYESNQDARLDFEQKVLHTAIDFKYQRKRVMGV; this is translated from the coding sequence TTGAAGATCAAGGCGGACAGATTTTGTTCGCCTATCTGTTCGGCTCCCATGCCCGGGGGGGATGCCACTGCTGACAGCGACATCGATATTGCCATCTTCCTTGATCCACCGCTTCAAATGGCATTTTTTGATATCAAAACCGCGCTATATCTTGAGATCAGCCGGTCGCTGAAAATGAATGACATAGATATTGTTGTCTTGAATCATTGTAAAAACATCATACTGCTCGATCGAATCACCCGCCATGGACAAGTGATTTACGAATCAAATCAGGATGCAAGGCTGGACTTTGAGCAAAAAGTGCTCCACACAGCCATAGATTTCAAATACCAGAGAAAAAGAGTCATGGGGGTTTAA
- a CDS encoding AAA family ATPase → MIPRKSYESALEKALKRSPVVSLLGPRQCGKTTLTRMIEKQHEAVFFDLESPRDRLRLQSQDVNSH, encoded by the coding sequence ATGATCCCGCGAAAATCATATGAATCTGCTCTGGAAAAAGCCCTGAAACGTTCACCGGTTGTCTCGCTGCTCGGCCCGCGGCAATGCGGTAAGACGACACTGACCAGGATGATTGAAAAACAACATGAGGCCGTGTTTTTTGATCTGGAATCTCCCCGGGACAGGCTTCGACTGCAAAGTCAAGATGTCAACAGCCATTAA
- a CDS encoding ATP-binding protein yields the protein MEKILISHNRHWEKPYLGLYPRQVFQKLIRQLSARHIQILQGIRRSGKSTVFKLMINHLTASEDPMEILYLNLEDPFFIKFSHSPEKIYEVIDTARKLTGKNIRYLFLDEVQAIDGWEKYVKAVYDNEVFEKIFITGSNAALLNGEFATLLTGRYLSSMVYPLSLSELLAIKNITTYVQMVRRKSDVLALLDAMLRYGSFVEVFDSDEDLKRDIVSTYYDSILLKDCVSNNHIRDIKSFKELSYYLISNITATYSYSSLGKAVGIHDQSAREFVQYLQQAWLLFELRLFSWSVKEQQNNRKKPYVMDNGFINLSFAFSSNSGRLLENLVFSELCKAGKELYYYNKGFECDFIIKNADHSLAALQVCHELTDRNEKREVGSLKKIDAQYPTVSKTIITYNQETTIDGIDVIPFWKFFGIQP from the coding sequence ATGGAAAAAATACTGATATCACATAACCGTCATTGGGAGAAACCTTATTTAGGGTTGTACCCGAGACAGGTATTCCAAAAACTGATCAGACAGCTTTCAGCAAGGCATATCCAAATATTGCAGGGAATTCGGAGAAGTGGCAAATCCACGGTGTTCAAACTGATGATCAATCACCTGACGGCATCGGAAGACCCCATGGAAATCTTGTATCTGAACCTTGAAGATCCTTTTTTCATAAAATTCAGCCATTCACCTGAAAAAATATACGAAGTCATCGATACTGCGCGGAAACTGACCGGAAAAAATATCCGGTACCTTTTTCTGGATGAAGTTCAAGCCATAGATGGCTGGGAAAAATATGTGAAAGCCGTGTATGACAATGAAGTATTTGAAAAAATTTTCATTACCGGTTCAAATGCCGCATTGCTCAATGGTGAGTTCGCCACATTGCTCACCGGCAGATATCTTTCCAGCATGGTGTATCCACTGAGTCTTTCAGAGCTGCTGGCCATCAAAAACATCACCACTTATGTCCAGATGGTCCGCAGGAAATCTGATGTGCTTGCCTTGTTGGATGCGATGCTCAGATACGGGTCGTTTGTGGAAGTGTTTGACAGTGATGAAGACCTGAAAAGAGATATTGTTTCAACCTATTACGATTCCATCCTGCTGAAAGACTGCGTGTCGAACAATCATATCCGGGATATAAAAAGCTTCAAGGAGTTGAGCTATTACCTGATTTCAAACATCACCGCGACCTATTCCTACAGCTCATTAGGCAAAGCCGTGGGCATCCATGATCAAAGCGCCAGAGAATTTGTTCAATACCTGCAGCAGGCCTGGCTGCTATTTGAACTCAGACTTTTTTCCTGGTCTGTCAAGGAACAACAGAATAACCGGAAAAAACCATATGTGATGGACAATGGATTCATCAACCTGTCCTTTGCCTTCTCGTCAAACAGCGGCAGACTGCTTGAAAATCTGGTTTTCAGCGAATTGTGCAAGGCCGGAAAAGAGCTCTATTACTACAACAAGGGATTTGAGTGTGATTTTATCATAAAAAATGCAGACCATTCCCTGGCAGCGCTTCAGGTCTGCCACGAACTCACCGACCGGAATGAAAAGCGGGAAGTGGGGAGCTTGAAAAAAATAGACGCCCAATATCCAACCGTTTCAAAAACCATTATCACCTATAACCAGGAAACAACCATTGACGGCATAGATGTCATACCGTTCTGGAAATTTTTCGGGATTCAACCATGA
- the ileS gene encoding isoleucine--tRNA ligase, giving the protein MDYKKTLNLPSTQFAMKANLPQREPEQLKQWDEKKIYDKLREQAKDRPLFILHDGPPYANGHLHMGHAINKILKDIIVRSRQMAGFNAPYVPGWDCHGLPIEHNVDKQLGSKKKQMTPVQVRQACRKYAAKFVDIQRDEFKRFGVAGQWETPYLTMNSAYEARIAKECGEFALAGDMFLGKKPIYWCCSCQTALAEAEIEYHDHTSPSIHVKFALKDDLSDLIPDIGDTPVSMVIWTTTPWTIPANLGVCIHPRFEYAAVKTRDHGVLIMAKALVENVMQTFGMDDYQVVAKLNPLDLENKKCLHPIYDTDSLIILGDHVTLDAGTGCVHTAPGHGADDHVVGKKYGLDCYSPVEDNGVFSSDVPLFAGEFIFKANTHINEVLEEKGALLKNRQLSHSYPHCWRCKNPVIYRATPQWFISMDKLGLRQKTLEQINHVQWIPSWGKERIYAMIENRPDWCLSRQRSWGVPIPVFHCSECKEVYVTRESVDKIHALFSEHSSDIWFEKEAAELMPDHAVCAKCGSTHFTKDHNILDVWFDSGVSHAAVLTEFPGLRRPADMYLEGSDQHRGWFHSSLLTAVGRTGKAPYKTVLTHGFVVDEKGHKMSKSVGNVVAPESVIKQYGADVLRLWAASADYRGDVSISNNIIKQLSDAYRRIRNTCRFMLGNFSDFDVTKDARPVADMGELDRFILHRLYQVTKKAVTAYDTYEFHTIYHALHNFCVVDLSAFYLDIIKDRLYTSPPASPERRDAQTVMATILDTLVRIMAPVLPFTAEEIYAHMPPGKDKKESVHMASMAVADPQWQNKDLSDKWTWILSLRSEVTKALEAARKDKLIGHPLDAAVEIKLPETALKGFIQNLDMPLADIFIVSSAALKDTLDSGVFQSKEIAGLEIAVKKAAGDKCERCWRFSRTIGQDEQYPEACDRCASALNQIL; this is encoded by the coding sequence ATGGATTATAAAAAAACGCTCAACCTGCCTTCAACCCAATTTGCCATGAAGGCCAACCTGCCCCAGAGAGAACCGGAACAGCTCAAACAGTGGGATGAAAAAAAGATCTATGACAAACTGCGGGAACAGGCCAAAGACCGGCCTTTGTTCATACTTCATGACGGTCCTCCGTATGCCAATGGCCATCTTCACATGGGCCATGCCATCAATAAGATTTTAAAGGACATTATTGTGAGATCCCGGCAGATGGCCGGGTTCAATGCGCCGTATGTGCCCGGGTGGGACTGTCATGGGCTGCCCATTGAGCACAATGTGGACAAGCAGCTGGGATCAAAGAAAAAACAGATGACTCCGGTTCAGGTCCGGCAGGCGTGCCGGAAGTATGCCGCCAAATTTGTGGATATCCAAAGAGATGAATTCAAGCGGTTCGGCGTGGCAGGGCAGTGGGAAACCCCTTATCTGACCATGAATTCCGCGTATGAAGCCAGAATCGCCAAAGAGTGCGGCGAGTTTGCCCTGGCAGGGGACATGTTTCTGGGCAAAAAGCCCATTTACTGGTGCTGCTCGTGCCAGACGGCCCTGGCGGAGGCCGAAATCGAATACCATGATCATACCTCGCCGTCCATTCATGTGAAATTTGCCCTAAAAGACGATCTGTCGGACCTGATCCCGGATATCGGGGATACGCCCGTGTCCATGGTGATCTGGACCACCACGCCCTGGACCATTCCCGCCAATTTGGGGGTGTGCATCCATCCCCGGTTTGAGTATGCGGCGGTCAAAACCCGGGACCACGGGGTGCTGATTATGGCCAAGGCTTTGGTGGAAAATGTGATGCAGACTTTCGGCATGGATGATTACCAGGTGGTGGCAAAATTGAATCCCCTGGATCTGGAAAACAAAAAATGCCTGCACCCCATTTACGACACCGATTCTCTGATCATTTTAGGGGACCATGTCACCCTGGATGCCGGCACGGGGTGTGTGCACACGGCACCGGGCCACGGGGCTGACGACCATGTGGTGGGCAAAAAATACGGGCTGGACTGCTATTCTCCCGTGGAAGACAATGGCGTTTTTTCATCTGACGTGCCTTTGTTTGCCGGAGAATTCATTTTCAAGGCCAATACGCACATCAACGAAGTGCTGGAAGAAAAAGGGGCGTTGCTGAAAAACAGGCAATTGTCGCATTCCTATCCTCATTGCTGGCGGTGCAAAAACCCGGTGATCTACCGGGCCACGCCCCAGTGGTTCATTTCCATGGACAAGCTGGGGCTGCGGCAGAAAACCCTGGAACAGATCAACCATGTGCAGTGGATTCCGTCCTGGGGAAAAGAACGCATCTATGCCATGATCGAGAACCGGCCGGACTGGTGCCTGTCCCGGCAGCGGTCCTGGGGGGTGCCCATCCCCGTGTTTCATTGCAGCGAGTGCAAGGAGGTCTATGTGACCCGGGAATCCGTGGACAAGATCCATGCCCTTTTTTCTGAGCATTCATCTGACATCTGGTTTGAAAAAGAGGCGGCCGAGCTCATGCCCGACCATGCCGTGTGCGCCAAATGCGGCAGCACGCATTTTACCAAAGACCATAATATTCTGGATGTGTGGTTTGACTCCGGGGTCAGCCATGCGGCCGTGCTCACGGAATTTCCCGGTCTGCGGCGTCCGGCTGACATGTATCTGGAAGGCTCGGACCAGCACAGAGGATGGTTTCACTCATCATTGCTGACGGCCGTGGGCCGCACGGGCAAAGCCCCGTACAAGACGGTGCTCACCCATGGGTTTGTGGTGGATGAAAAAGGTCATAAAATGTCCAAATCCGTGGGCAATGTGGTGGCACCGGAATCCGTGATCAAGCAGTACGGGGCGGATGTGCTCCGGTTGTGGGCCGCGTCTGCCGATTACCGGGGGGATGTGAGCATTTCCAACAATATCATCAAGCAGCTGTCCGATGCCTACCGCCGGATCCGCAACACCTGCCGGTTCATGCTGGGCAATTTTTCAGATTTTGATGTCACAAAGGATGCCAGACCTGTTGCGGATATGGGGGAACTGGACCGGTTTATTTTGCACCGGCTGTATCAGGTGACCAAAAAAGCCGTGACCGCCTATGACACCTATGAATTTCACACCATTTACCATGCGCTGCACAATTTCTGTGTGGTGGATCTGTCCGCGTTCTACCTGGATATCATCAAGGACCGGCTGTATACCTCACCGCCGGCAAGCCCGGAACGACGGGATGCCCAAACGGTCATGGCCACTATCCTGGATACCCTGGTCAGGATCATGGCCCCGGTGCTGCCGTTTACTGCGGAAGAGATCTATGCCCATATGCCGCCGGGCAAAGACAAAAAAGAAAGCGTGCACATGGCATCCATGGCTGTGGCGGATCCGCAATGGCAGAACAAAGATCTGTCTGACAAATGGACCTGGATTCTGTCTTTGCGCTCGGAAGTGACCAAAGCCCTGGAAGCGGCTCGGAAAGACAAGCTTATCGGTCATCCTCTGGATGCGGCCGTGGAGATCAAACTGCCGGAAACAGCACTCAAAGGGTTTATTCAAAATCTGGATATGCCGCTGGCTGATATTTTTATCGTGTCTTCCGCGGCCTTGAAAGACACACTGGATTCAGGTGTGTTTCAGAGCAAGGAGATTGCCGGACTGGAAATTGCCGTGAAAAAAGCAGCCGGAGACAAATGCGAACGCTGCTGGCGGTTCAGCCGGACCATCGGGCAGGATGAGCAATATCCTGAGGCCTGTGACCGGTGTGCCTCGGCCTTGAACCAGATTCTGTAA
- a CDS encoding ATP-binding protein: MKQILSQLIDDFLERTLPDPVPRAVRFFEIKGKADVVTGMRRAGKTWFCYQKINQLLHDNIPLHQILYLNFEDERLLEFTVANFQDILDVYYGKFPENKNHTCYFFLDELQRIDGWEMFVRRLLDSENIQVYITGSSSKLLSTEIATGLRGRSLTTEIFPFSFQEYVRYHNLFTDTPESFGSKTAAILRNAVKQYFETGGFPEIQSMDSNTKTEVLQSYIDAVLLKDVIERHQVGNIPAIKHLVRTLMQSSGRKFSVNRFYNTLKSMSIKCTKNNLYNYLDHLTDAFVFYRVPIHTRSEKARMINPVKIYTIDTGLKNAMTFQNSADLGPTLENLVFMHLRRQKLQVEYVTTKDGFETDFLARNPLTGEIKLIQVCWQMADKKTFDREYRGLLHAMKELAVSSGTIVTWDDEARLDNDINVVSIWKWLLTA; encoded by the coding sequence ATGAAACAAATATTATCACAACTTATTGACGACTTTCTGGAGCGGACACTGCCGGACCCCGTTCCCCGGGCAGTTCGTTTTTTTGAAATCAAAGGGAAAGCAGATGTGGTGACCGGCATGCGCCGTGCCGGAAAAACCTGGTTCTGCTATCAAAAAATCAACCAGCTGCTTCACGACAATATTCCTTTACATCAAATCCTTTACCTGAATTTTGAAGATGAAAGGCTGCTTGAATTCACTGTCGCCAACTTTCAGGACATTCTGGATGTCTATTACGGCAAATTTCCGGAAAACAAAAACCACACCTGTTATTTTTTTCTGGATGAACTGCAGCGAATCGACGGGTGGGAAATGTTTGTCCGCCGGCTGCTGGATTCGGAAAACATTCAAGTGTACATTACCGGCTCCTCTTCCAAGCTGTTGAGTACTGAAATTGCCACCGGACTCAGGGGACGGTCCCTGACAACAGAAATATTCCCGTTCAGTTTCCAGGAATATGTAAGATATCACAACCTGTTTACCGATACCCCGGAATCTTTTGGATCAAAAACTGCAGCCATCCTCAGAAATGCGGTCAAGCAATATTTTGAAACCGGCGGATTTCCTGAAATTCAATCCATGGATTCAAATACAAAAACCGAAGTGCTGCAAAGTTATATCGATGCCGTTCTTTTGAAAGACGTTATCGAGCGGCATCAAGTGGGAAATATCCCGGCCATCAAACACCTGGTCAGAACACTGATGCAGTCCTCGGGCAGAAAATTCAGCGTCAACCGGTTTTACAACACCTTGAAAAGCATGTCGATAAAATGTACCAAAAACAACCTGTACAACTATCTGGATCATCTGACAGATGCCTTTGTTTTTTACCGGGTGCCGATCCACACCCGGTCTGAAAAAGCCAGAATGATCAACCCTGTTAAAATTTACACCATCGACACTGGCCTGAAAAATGCCATGACCTTTCAAAACAGCGCTGACCTAGGGCCGACACTCGAAAATCTGGTATTCATGCATTTGCGCCGGCAAAAATTGCAGGTGGAATATGTCACAACCAAAGACGGGTTTGAAACCGATTTTTTGGCCAGAAACCCGCTGACAGGCGAAATCAAACTGATCCAGGTCTGCTGGCAGATGGCTGACAAAAAAACGTTTGACCGGGAATACCGGGGGCTGCTGCATGCCATGAAAGAATTGGCTGTCTCTTCAGGAACCATTGTCACCTGGGATGATGAAGCCCGCCTGGATAACGATATCAACGTTGTTTCAATCTGGAAATGGCTGTTGACAGCTTGA
- the lspA gene encoding signal peptidase II, protein MGKRELIRLTLVSGVVVLVDQITKKLIMVHLALYESIEVIDNFFNITHVLNPGGAFGFFATQSQLVRNLVFLVLSSCVALFVCWFYSQVAKTHVFLSWGLALIFGGAIGNLIDRFRYGHVVDFLDFYVGTAHWPAFNVADSAISIGMVILVYHVIFKKMPEM, encoded by the coding sequence GTGGGAAAAAGAGAACTCATACGTCTGACTTTGGTGAGCGGGGTGGTGGTCCTGGTGGATCAGATCACCAAAAAACTGATCATGGTCCACCTGGCCTTGTATGAATCCATTGAGGTGATTGATAATTTTTTCAATATCACCCATGTGCTGAATCCGGGCGGGGCGTTCGGTTTTTTTGCCACCCAGTCCCAGCTGGTGCGCAACCTGGTTTTTCTGGTATTATCGTCCTGTGTGGCTTTGTTTGTCTGCTGGTTCTACAGCCAGGTGGCCAAAACCCATGTGTTTCTGTCCTGGGGCCTGGCCCTGATTTTCGGCGGTGCCATCGGCAATCTCATCGACCGGTTCCGGTATGGCCATGTGGTGGATTTTCTGGATTTTTATGTGGGCACGGCCCACTGGCCCGCGTTCAATGTGGCGGATTCCGCCATCAGTATCGGCATGGTGATTCTGGTTTATCATGTGATATTTAAAAAAATGCCGGAGATGTAA
- a CDS encoding HepT-like ribonuclease domain-containing protein, producing the protein MSNTREKESWGFNGKNPSKKIAGFRNFLSHDYEAVDSRIICNQILAKIGDIRKFIKQITLIAN; encoded by the coding sequence ATTTCAAATACCAGAGAAAAAGAGTCATGGGGGTTTAATGGAAAGAATCCATCAAAAAAAATAGCCGGTTTCAGAAATTTTTTATCCCATGACTATGAGGCCGTTGATTCGAGAATCATCTGCAATCAAATCCTTGCAAAAATCGGTGATATCAGAAAATTCATCAAGCAAATTACCCTAATCGCCAATTGA